CGAGTTGGGCCTGGTCCATCGACACGAGCGCTCCGGTGTGCTCCATGGACTCACTCGGGTGAGGGAATTCACCCAGGATGACGCTCATATCATTTGCACGCCGGATCAACTGGACGGGGAGATCAAGGGAGTGCTCTCCTTTGTAAAGGATATCATGGAGATCTTCGGGTTCGAGTACGAGCTTGAGATAAGTACCCGGCCTGAAAAATCCATCGGGTCAGACGAGGACTGGGACAGGGCGACTGCGGCGTTAAAGGGGGCTGTTGAGGACTTCGGCCTTCCTTACCAGGTCAATGAAGGGGAAGGGGCCTTTTACGGACCGAAAATCGATGTTAAGCTTAGGGATGCCCTTGAGAGAACCTGGCAATGCTCGACGATCCAGTGCGATTTTACCCTTCCTGAAAGGTTTGATTTGTCTTATGTGGACAAGGACGGGCAGAAACACCGCCCCACAATGATCCACCGCGTGATCGTCGGTTCCATTGAGCGTTTTATCGGGATCCTGATCGAACACTATGCCGGTGCTTTCCCGACTTGGCTCGCACCGGTGCAGGTATCGATCCTGACGGTGACGGATCGGAATATCCCCCACGGCGAGAAGGTTCTGAAAATTTTACGCGATTCCGAAATCAGGGTGGAACCGGATTTCAGGAACGAAAAGCTTGGGCTGAAGGTAAGAGAGGCCCAATTGCAGAAGATTCCCTATATGCTCATCATCGGAGACAGGGAATCGGAACAGGGAGTGGTGACTCCGAGACTTCGGAGCGGCAAGAACCTTCCCTCTATGTCCATAGGGGAATTTGCCGACATGATCAAGGATGAATCAAATAAGAGGAGGTAGTGGCTATAGGCAGGAAGAGCAATGATGTCAGGGTGAATGAGAGGATCCGCGCCAGGACGGTGAGACTGATCGGGGTGGATGGTAAACAGCTCGGGATTATGTCTTCCGAACAGGCCCTTGAACGGGCCCGGAAGGATGGGCTGGACCTGGTGGAGGTGGCTCCCAATTCCGATCCGCCTGTGTGCCGGATCATGGATTACGGCAAGTATAAATATCAGGCGGCCAAAAAAGTCCAGGAGGGCAAGAAAAAGGCCAAGTCCGTTCAACTCAAAGAGGTGAGAATACGGCCCCATACCGAGGAACATGATTTGAATTTCAAAATCAAGAACATGAAGAAGTTCTTGGAAAAAAAGGACAGGGTCAAGATCTCGGTCCACTTCAGGGGTCGTGAGATGGCTTACATGGATGCGGGAATAGAGCTT
This region of Deltaproteobacteria bacterium genomic DNA includes:
- a CDS encoding translation initiation factor IF-3, with translation MGRKSNDVRVNERIRARTVRLIGVDGKQLGIMSSEQALERARKDGLDLVEVAPNSDPPVCRIMDYGKYKYQAAKKVQEGKKKAKSVQLKEVRIRPHTEEHDLNFKIKNMKKFLEKKDRVKISVHFRGREMAYMDAGIELLNRIAEEVSEFGTVEQPPTREGWRLTMVLVPN